The following are from one region of the Corylus avellana chromosome ca1, CavTom2PMs-1.0 genome:
- the LOC132166263 gene encoding uncharacterized protein LOC132166263 isoform X1 produces the protein MVYKYLQKLVHGAKCLETKQNGALYVKVMLYHCSEVSHQEPLPCDWYEKTFPKIAKLSHLLRNVDWVDGGLVDVSDNSIFFDGQIEQKMKTFKSLARIFIGSPSVQQTVQKNVTAFSAASTNCSPFVCFSSPSEREPMIVNSLTHVSNFLNISAQQRKLVRHTVCPQVTQQRIWTGALEEILNGLKYELDLLSCRCSSKGIKMGQQIVSSCLKFLADTAISSDHDSTSWMRLVPVKVVDSSASHKWEDVLEMFTDLIECLKSERELCFLVAKLEIMKEGLSQIRDVLIDKSIGYKEARHQESLVHKKLSKTLGYSSKCLFTLLLYYLYGQVRDIEVDLCGGIYSIGENRFCLCMGRILTTKEDKSVWSGVRQLDRALGLFKFVWEAAGMKGILELQGHLWCVGAEGRMLTYRGNMFFVHGISV, from the coding sequence ATGGTGTACAAATATTTACAGAAGCTTGTCCATGGTGCAAAGTGTTTAGAAACCAAGCAAAATGGAGCTTTGTATGTGAAGGTGATGCTATATCACTGTTCAGAAGTATCCCATCAAGAGCCTTTACCTTGTGATTGGTATGAGAAGACATTCCCAAAGATAGCGAAATTGAGCCACTTGTTGAGAAATGTGGATTGGGTTGATGGGGGGCTGGTTGATGTCAGTGATAATTCGATTTTCTTTGATGGccaaattgaacaaaaaatgaaaactttcaAGTCCCTGGCTAGGATCTTTATTGGGTCTCCTTCAGTTCAGCAAACGGTTCAAAAAAATGTGACGGCCTTTTCGGCCGCGAGTACCAACTGCAGCCCGTTTGTTTGTTTCAGTTCACCGAGTGAAAGAGAGCCTATGATTGTGAATTCACTTACCCATGTGTCCAACTTTCTGAACATTTCCGCACAGCAAAGAAAGCTGGTTCGTCACACGGTATGCCCCCAGGTCACCCAACAGCGGATATGGACAGGTGCACTTGAGGAGATCCTAAATGGATTGAAATACGAGTTGGATTTGTTATCTTGTCGATGCTCTAGCAAAGGGATCAAAATGGGTCAGCAGATAGTTTCTAGCTGTCTAAAATTCTTGGCTGACACAGCCATTTCCTCTGACCATGACTCCACTTCATGGATGCGGCTTGTGCCTGTAAAAGTTGTTGACTCGTCTGCTTCACATAAGTGGGAAGATGTTCTTGAGATGTTCACTGACCTCATTGAGTGTTTGAAAAGTGAAAGGGAATTGTGTTTTCTTGTGGCGAAGCTTGAGATCATGAAAGAGGGATTGTCTCAAATCAGGGATGTATTGATTGATAAAAGTATTGGATACAAGGAAGCTCGACATCAAGAAAGCCTAGTACACAAGAAGCTCTCTAAGACGTTGGGTTACTCATCCAAGTGCTTGTTTACACTTCTATTATACTACCTCTATGGACAAGTTAGAGATATTGAAGTGGATCTATGTGGTGGAATTTATAGCATTGGTGAGAATAGGTTTTGCTTATGCATGGGAAGAATTTTGACTACAAAAGAGGATAAGAGTGTCTGGAGTGGGGTGAGGCAGTTGGACAGGGCTCTTGGGCTTTTCAAGTTTGTGTGGGAAGCCGCAGGCATGAAAGGAATTCTGGAGCTCCAAGGCCATTTATGGTGTGTTGGGGCTGAAGGCAGAATGCTTACATATAGAGGAAATATGTTCTTTGTACATGGGATCAGTGTTTGA
- the LOC132166263 gene encoding uncharacterized protein LOC132166263 isoform X2 has translation MLYHCSEVSHQEPLPCDWYEKTFPKIAKLSHLLRNVDWVDGGLVDVSDNSIFFDGQIEQKMKTFKSLARIFIGSPSVQQTVQKNVTAFSAASTNCSPFVCFSSPSEREPMIVNSLTHVSNFLNISAQQRKLVRHTVCPQVTQQRIWTGALEEILNGLKYELDLLSCRCSSKGIKMGQQIVSSCLKFLADTAISSDHDSTSWMRLVPVKVVDSSASHKWEDVLEMFTDLIECLKSERELCFLVAKLEIMKEGLSQIRDVLIDKSIGYKEARHQESLVHKKLSKTLGYSSKCLFTLLLYYLYGQVRDIEVDLCGGIYSIGENRFCLCMGRILTTKEDKSVWSGVRQLDRALGLFKFVWEAAGMKGILELQGHLWCVGAEGRMLTYRGNMFFVHGISV, from the coding sequence ATGCTATATCACTGTTCAGAAGTATCCCATCAAGAGCCTTTACCTTGTGATTGGTATGAGAAGACATTCCCAAAGATAGCGAAATTGAGCCACTTGTTGAGAAATGTGGATTGGGTTGATGGGGGGCTGGTTGATGTCAGTGATAATTCGATTTTCTTTGATGGccaaattgaacaaaaaatgaaaactttcaAGTCCCTGGCTAGGATCTTTATTGGGTCTCCTTCAGTTCAGCAAACGGTTCAAAAAAATGTGACGGCCTTTTCGGCCGCGAGTACCAACTGCAGCCCGTTTGTTTGTTTCAGTTCACCGAGTGAAAGAGAGCCTATGATTGTGAATTCACTTACCCATGTGTCCAACTTTCTGAACATTTCCGCACAGCAAAGAAAGCTGGTTCGTCACACGGTATGCCCCCAGGTCACCCAACAGCGGATATGGACAGGTGCACTTGAGGAGATCCTAAATGGATTGAAATACGAGTTGGATTTGTTATCTTGTCGATGCTCTAGCAAAGGGATCAAAATGGGTCAGCAGATAGTTTCTAGCTGTCTAAAATTCTTGGCTGACACAGCCATTTCCTCTGACCATGACTCCACTTCATGGATGCGGCTTGTGCCTGTAAAAGTTGTTGACTCGTCTGCTTCACATAAGTGGGAAGATGTTCTTGAGATGTTCACTGACCTCATTGAGTGTTTGAAAAGTGAAAGGGAATTGTGTTTTCTTGTGGCGAAGCTTGAGATCATGAAAGAGGGATTGTCTCAAATCAGGGATGTATTGATTGATAAAAGTATTGGATACAAGGAAGCTCGACATCAAGAAAGCCTAGTACACAAGAAGCTCTCTAAGACGTTGGGTTACTCATCCAAGTGCTTGTTTACACTTCTATTATACTACCTCTATGGACAAGTTAGAGATATTGAAGTGGATCTATGTGGTGGAATTTATAGCATTGGTGAGAATAGGTTTTGCTTATGCATGGGAAGAATTTTGACTACAAAAGAGGATAAGAGTGTCTGGAGTGGGGTGAGGCAGTTGGACAGGGCTCTTGGGCTTTTCAAGTTTGTGTGGGAAGCCGCAGGCATGAAAGGAATTCTGGAGCTCCAAGGCCATTTATGGTGTGTTGGGGCTGAAGGCAGAATGCTTACATATAGAGGAAATATGTTCTTTGTACATGGGATCAGTGTTTGA